A genomic stretch from Lysobacter ciconiae includes:
- a CDS encoding amidohydrolase, whose protein sequence is MSRPNTALLAAALTLALGMASPSAQAASAPRPDPYPSTYQVIASPAVLLQGATVLTGTGERMEGADVLMVEGRIAGVGVNLSVPANTTVVDGRGKWVTPGIIDVHSHLGVYPSPGVRAHSDGNEMTAPVTAAVWAEHSVWPQDPGFNAARAGGITSLQILPGSANLIGGRGVTLKNVPAVSYQAMKFPGAPWGLKMACGENPKRVYGDKGGPATRMGNVAGYRAAFIEAAEYLKKNGSGNDSTSKKRRWGKQAEGEGESAGKQDLKLETLAGAINGDIRVHIHCYRADEMATMLDLADEFGFRIAAFHHGVEAYKIADKLARSGTCAALWSDWWGFKLEAFDGIQENIALVDRQPGSCAILHSDSADDIQRLNQEAAKVMAHAQLAGIEIAPERAILWLTANPAKSMGIADQTGTLEVGKMADVVLWSGNPFSVYAKAEQVYVDGARVHDINDPSRRATSDFMLGQPATTGGAL, encoded by the coding sequence ATGTCTCGACCAAACACCGCCCTCCTCGCGGCGGCGCTGACGCTGGCGCTGGGGATGGCCTCGCCGTCCGCCCAAGCCGCCAGCGCGCCGCGTCCGGACCCGTATCCGAGCACCTACCAGGTCATCGCCTCGCCGGCCGTGCTGCTGCAGGGAGCGACCGTGCTCACCGGCACCGGCGAGCGGATGGAGGGGGCCGACGTGCTGATGGTGGAAGGCCGAATCGCCGGAGTAGGGGTAAACCTGTCTGTGCCTGCCAACACCACGGTCGTGGACGGGCGCGGCAAGTGGGTCACCCCCGGCATCATCGATGTGCACTCGCACCTGGGCGTCTACCCGAGTCCTGGCGTGCGCGCGCACAGCGACGGCAACGAGATGACCGCTCCGGTGACCGCGGCGGTCTGGGCCGAGCACTCGGTGTGGCCGCAGGATCCGGGCTTCAACGCCGCCCGCGCCGGCGGCATCACCTCGCTGCAGATCCTGCCCGGCTCGGCCAACCTGATCGGCGGTCGCGGGGTGACGCTCAAGAATGTGCCCGCGGTCAGCTACCAGGCGATGAAGTTTCCCGGCGCGCCGTGGGGGCTGAAAATGGCCTGTGGCGAGAACCCCAAGCGCGTCTATGGTGACAAGGGCGGCCCGGCGACCCGCATGGGCAACGTGGCCGGCTACCGGGCCGCGTTCATCGAGGCCGCCGAGTACCTGAAAAAGAACGGCAGCGGCAACGATTCGACGAGCAAAAAGCGCCGCTGGGGCAAGCAGGCCGAGGGCGAGGGCGAGAGCGCCGGCAAGCAGGACCTCAAGCTGGAAACGCTGGCTGGCGCGATCAACGGCGACATTCGCGTGCACATCCACTGCTACCGCGCCGACGAGATGGCGACGATGCTCGACCTGGCCGACGAGTTCGGCTTCCGCATCGCCGCCTTCCACCACGGCGTGGAGGCCTACAAGATCGCCGACAAGCTGGCCCGCTCCGGCACCTGCGCGGCGCTGTGGTCGGACTGGTGGGGGTTCAAGCTGGAGGCTTTCGATGGCATCCAGGAAAACATCGCGCTGGTCGACCGCCAGCCGGGCAGCTGCGCGATCCTGCACAGCGATTCGGCCGACGACATCCAGCGCCTCAACCAGGAGGCGGCAAAGGTCATGGCACACGCGCAACTGGCGGGCATCGAGATCGCACCGGAGCGGGCGATCCTCTGGCTGACCGCCAACCCAGCGAAATCGATGGGCATCGCCGATCAAACCGGCACCCTGGAGGTCGGGAAAATGGCCGACGTAGTGCTCTGGAGCGGCAACCCCTTCAGCGTGTACGCCAAGGCCGAGCAGGTCTACGTCGACGGCGCACGCGTGCACGACATCAACGACCCCTCCCGCCGGGCGACCTCGGACTTCATGCTCGGCCAGCCCGCCACCACCGGAGGCGCCCTGTGA
- the pgeF gene encoding peptidoglycan editing factor PgeF, protein MGASPLLSADWPAPRGVHGLTTLRYGAGVSVAPFERFNLGNRYAADGDDPAAVDANRAALVGVAGLPSAPVWLRQVHGAGVFRAAGSHAASTASTGNGPSSGGAQVEASNEPEADAAVTSVPGTVLAILTADCLPVLLCADDGSEVGAAHAGWRGLAGGVLEATVNAMATSPKRLIAWLGPAAGPQHYEVGTEVRDAFVSRDRWAENAFIATRPGHWNVDLYALARRRLGQAGLAAERIFGGGLCTIADPARFYSHRRDQRTGRMASLVWLQPDS, encoded by the coding sequence GTGGGCGCCTCGCCCCTACTGTCCGCTGACTGGCCCGCGCCGCGCGGGGTGCACGGGCTCACCACGCTGCGTTACGGCGCGGGTGTGTCGGTGGCGCCGTTCGAGCGGTTCAACCTGGGCAACCGCTATGCCGCCGATGGCGACGATCCCGCGGCGGTGGACGCCAACCGGGCGGCGCTGGTCGGCGTCGCGGGGCTGCCCTCGGCTCCGGTGTGGTTGCGGCAGGTGCATGGCGCGGGGGTGTTTCGCGCGGCAGGGAGCCATGCCGCTTCAACGGCGTCGACGGGCAACGGACCGTCGAGCGGTGGCGCTCAGGTTGAAGCATCCAACGAGCCGGAAGCCGACGCCGCGGTGACGTCCGTGCCCGGCACGGTGCTGGCCATCCTCACGGCCGATTGCCTGCCGGTGCTGTTGTGCGCCGATGACGGCAGCGAGGTGGGCGCCGCCCACGCCGGCTGGCGGGGCCTGGCCGGTGGCGTGCTGGAAGCCACCGTGAACGCGATGGCGACGTCGCCGAAGCGCCTGATCGCCTGGCTGGGACCGGCCGCCGGTCCGCAGCACTACGAGGTAGGTACCGAGGTCCGCGATGCGTTTGTCTCTCGCGACCGCTGGGCGGAGAACGCCTTCATCGCCACCCGTCCCGGACACTGGAATGTCGACCTGTACGCGTTGGCGCGTCGGCGGCTGGGGCAGGCGGGACTGGCGGCCGAGCGCATCTTTGGCGGCGGGCTGTGCACGATCGCCGACCCGGCGCGCTTCTACTCGCACCGCCGCGACCAGCGCACCGGGCGGATGGCGTCGCTCGTCTGGCTCCAGCCCGATTCCTGA
- a CDS encoding DUF4298 domain-containing protein — MPQYDPQAMQQKYERWRQLHRQQEEAQQQWLEAQALLHELQAYYQSPQWREDHANNVPLECHGEYSILSEDTLWDVLVDRDEVAKRWMRLGLNAFDGK; from the coding sequence ATGCCCCAATACGATCCCCAGGCAATGCAGCAGAAGTACGAGCGATGGCGCCAACTGCACCGGCAGCAGGAAGAGGCGCAACAGCAGTGGCTGGAGGCGCAGGCCCTGCTGCACGAACTGCAGGCGTACTACCAGAGCCCGCAGTGGCGCGAGGACCACGCCAACAACGTGCCCCTCGAGTGCCACGGCGAGTACAGCATCCTCAGCGAGGACACCCTGTGGGACGTGCTGGTGGATCGCGACGAAGTGGCGAAACGCTGGATGCGACTGGGGCTGAACGCGTTCGACGGCAAATAG
- the rluD gene encoding 23S rRNA pseudouridine(1911/1915/1917) synthase RluD, with protein sequence MSQPDIALQATVPAAAAGRRFDAVVAELFPSYSRSRLSTWIKSGEVLLDGNAVRPRDPVHGGELVSLNVTPDVQTRSEPEDIPLDVLFEDEHVIVIDKPAGLVVHPGAGNPDGTLVNALLYRQPDLNALPRAGIVHRLDKDTSGVMVVARTLVAHTALVEQLSSREVYRQYLAVVSGALVSGGTAKAPIDRHPRDRIRMAVREDGRDAITHFRLRERFRAHTLLECRLETGRTHQIRVHMAHLKHPIIGDPLYGGSLKLPRGANVALVTALKGFRRQALHAETLEFVHPVTGEAVRCSAPMPADMQALVTALRDDTAEAIERAR encoded by the coding sequence ATGAGCCAACCCGACATCGCCCTCCAGGCCACCGTGCCCGCCGCCGCCGCGGGACGCCGCTTCGATGCCGTGGTGGCGGAACTGTTCCCGTCCTATTCGCGCTCGCGTCTCTCCACCTGGATCAAGTCCGGGGAAGTGCTGCTGGACGGCAACGCCGTGCGCCCGCGCGACCCGGTGCACGGCGGCGAGCTGGTCAGCCTGAACGTGACGCCGGACGTGCAGACGCGCTCGGAGCCGGAGGACATTCCGCTGGACGTCCTGTTCGAGGACGAGCACGTGATCGTGATCGACAAGCCCGCCGGCCTGGTGGTGCATCCCGGCGCCGGCAATCCGGACGGGACGCTGGTCAACGCGCTGCTGTACCGCCAGCCCGACCTGAACGCGCTGCCGCGCGCCGGCATCGTCCATCGCCTCGACAAGGACACCTCCGGGGTGATGGTGGTGGCGCGCACGCTGGTGGCCCACACCGCGCTGGTCGAGCAACTGTCATCGCGCGAGGTCTATCGCCAGTACCTGGCCGTGGTGTCGGGTGCGCTGGTGTCGGGCGGCACCGCCAAGGCGCCGATCGATCGCCACCCGCGTGACCGCATCCGCATGGCGGTGCGCGAGGACGGTCGCGACGCGATCACCCACTTCCGCCTGCGCGAGCGCTTCCGCGCACACACCCTGCTGGAGTGCCGGCTGGAAACGGGCCGCACCCATCAGATCCGCGTGCACATGGCCCACCTCAAGCACCCGATCATCGGCGATCCGCTGTACGGCGGGTCCTTGAAACTGCCGCGTGGCGCGAATGTGGCGCTGGTGACCGCGCTGAAGGGGTTCAGGCGTCAGGCCCTGCACGCCGAGACGCTGGAGTTCGTCCATCCGGTGACCGGCGAGGCAGTGCGCTGCAGCGCGCCGATGCCGGCGGACATGCAGGCCCTGGTGACTGCTCTGCGCGACGACACCGCCGAGGCCATCGAGCGAGCGCGCTGA
- a CDS encoding DUF885 domain-containing protein produces MRRILAVSALSLALCVACSTGAPTKTAAPTATAAQTSAVQGASEDARLNAWFERKYEEQLQFSPIQMTFLGRKDRYSEIDDLSRAAGERQLAWQIAALQEMQSNFDYDALGDDAQLSWDLFKYQVEQSKAGHRFVDHQYPFEQMGGMQSQLPTFLINFHKVEDESDYLAYIARLREAPRAFGQLMEQVKISAKKGIRPPRFAHEGVLEQGGKVVTGAPFTDGADSALWADAQAKADGLVKAGKIDTARASELKAQARAALVEAVQPAYSEMLAWFKADLPNAKANPSGVGTTHPDGKAYYAQRLQASTTTDLTPDEVHQIGLDEVARIRGEMEALKERVGFKGDLQAFFHFMRTDPQFKYPNTDAGRQAYIDDASKAIATIKQQLPHYFGLLPKADIVVKRVEAFREVDGAAQHYYPSTPDGSRPGVYYAHLSDMNAMPKTELEVIAYHEGLPGHHMQIAIAQELEGVPEFRKQAGFTAYAEGWGLYAEWLAREMPGTYTDPYSEYGRLTSEMWRAIRLVVDTGLHAKGWTQKQAVAYFAENSSIPTEAVEAEVRRYITWPGQATAYKIGMIKIQQLRAKAEAELGDDFDIRHFHDAVLGGGAMPLTLLERRIDQWIADEKKAG; encoded by the coding sequence ATGCGTCGCATCCTTGCCGTTTCCGCGCTGTCTCTTGCCCTGTGCGTCGCATGCTCAACGGGCGCGCCGACAAAAACCGCGGCTCCCACCGCCACGGCCGCCCAGACCTCCGCGGTCCAGGGCGCCTCCGAGGACGCGCGCCTCAACGCGTGGTTCGAGCGCAAATACGAGGAGCAGCTGCAGTTCAGCCCGATCCAGATGACCTTCCTGGGCCGCAAGGACCGCTATTCCGAGATCGACGACCTGTCGCGCGCGGCAGGTGAGCGCCAACTCGCGTGGCAGATCGCTGCGCTGCAGGAGATGCAGTCGAACTTCGATTACGATGCCCTCGGCGACGATGCGCAGCTCTCGTGGGACCTGTTCAAGTACCAGGTCGAGCAGTCAAAGGCCGGCCACCGGTTTGTCGATCACCAGTATCCGTTCGAGCAGATGGGTGGCATGCAATCGCAGCTGCCGACCTTCCTGATCAATTTCCACAAGGTGGAGGATGAATCGGATTACCTTGCCTATATCGCCCGACTTCGCGAGGCGCCGCGGGCTTTCGGGCAGCTGATGGAGCAGGTGAAAATTTCGGCGAAGAAGGGCATCCGGCCGCCACGTTTCGCCCACGAGGGCGTGCTCGAGCAGGGTGGCAAGGTGGTCACCGGAGCCCCCTTTACCGACGGCGCCGACAGCGCGCTGTGGGCCGACGCGCAGGCCAAGGCCGATGGGCTTGTGAAGGCCGGCAAGATCGACACGGCACGTGCGTCCGAGTTGAAGGCGCAGGCCCGCGCCGCGCTGGTGGAAGCGGTGCAGCCGGCATATTCGGAAATGCTCGCCTGGTTCAAGGCCGATCTGCCCAACGCCAAGGCCAATCCCTCCGGCGTCGGCACCACCCATCCCGATGGCAAGGCCTATTACGCCCAGCGCCTGCAGGCATCGACCACGACCGACCTCACGCCCGATGAAGTGCACCAGATCGGACTGGACGAAGTGGCGCGGATCCGCGGCGAGATGGAGGCGCTGAAAGAGCGCGTCGGCTTCAAGGGCGACCTGCAGGCGTTCTTCCACTTCATGCGCACCGACCCGCAGTTCAAGTATCCCAACACCGATGCCGGGCGCCAGGCCTACATCGACGATGCCAGCAAGGCGATCGCGACCATCAAGCAGCAGTTGCCCCACTACTTCGGCCTGCTGCCCAAGGCCGACATCGTGGTCAAGCGGGTGGAGGCGTTCCGCGAAGTGGACGGCGCCGCGCAGCACTACTACCCCAGCACCCCGGACGGCAGCCGTCCGGGCGTGTACTACGCGCACCTGTCGGACATGAACGCGATGCCGAAGACCGAGCTGGAGGTCATCGCCTACCACGAGGGACTGCCGGGCCATCACATGCAGATCGCCATCGCGCAGGAGCTGGAGGGTGTGCCGGAGTTCCGCAAGCAGGCCGGGTTCACCGCCTACGCCGAGGGCTGGGGCCTGTACGCCGAGTGGCTGGCGCGCGAGATGCCGGGTACCTACACCGACCCGTACTCCGAGTACGGTCGCCTGACCTCGGAGATGTGGCGCGCGATCCGCCTGGTGGTCGACACCGGGCTGCACGCCAAGGGCTGGACCCAGAAGCAGGCCGTCGCGTATTTCGCCGAGAACAGCTCGATCCCGACCGAGGCGGTCGAGGCCGAAGTGCGCCGCTACATCACCTGGCCCGGCCAGGCGACGGCTTACAAGATCGGCATGATCAAGATCCAGCAGCTGCGCGCGAAGGCCGAAGCCGAACTGGGCGACGACTTCGACATCCGCCATTTCCACGACGCCGTGCTTGGCGGCGGCGCGATGCCGCTGACCCTGCTGGAGCGGCGCATCGACCAGTGGATCGCGGACGAGAAAAAGGCGGGGTGA
- a CDS encoding DUF924 family protein: MDTTAEAVLEFWREAGPDMWFGGGEAFDRRVREQLGEAHMAASRGELHEWMESAESAMALVLLLDQVPRHIFRGSAHAYATDPLACEVATRAVGHGFDTQIDPELRRFFYLPFTHSEDPMQQQRSVELHRTMPGEEPDKWAVHHQAIIERFGRFPHRNALFGRATTPTEQAWLDEGGFSG, encoded by the coding sequence ATGGACACGACGGCCGAAGCGGTCCTTGAATTCTGGCGTGAGGCCGGCCCCGACATGTGGTTCGGGGGCGGCGAAGCCTTCGACCGACGGGTGCGCGAGCAGCTGGGGGAAGCGCACATGGCCGCCTCGCGCGGCGAGTTGCACGAGTGGATGGAGTCGGCGGAAAGCGCCATGGCGCTGGTCCTGCTGCTGGACCAGGTCCCTCGCCACATCTTCCGCGGCAGCGCGCATGCCTACGCCACTGACCCCCTGGCCTGCGAGGTCGCCACGCGGGCGGTCGGGCACGGCTTCGACACCCAGATCGATCCCGAGCTGCGACGCTTCTTCTATCTGCCCTTCACCCACAGCGAGGACCCGATGCAGCAGCAGCGGTCCGTCGAACTGCACCGGACCATGCCCGGCGAGGAGCCTGACAAGTGGGCCGTGCACCATCAGGCGATCATCGAGCGTTTCGGGCGGTTCCCGCACCGCAACGCGCTGTTTGGACGTGCCACCACGCCGACCGAACAGGCGTGGCTGGACGAGGGCGGCTTCAGTGGCTGA
- the grxD gene encoding Grx4 family monothiol glutaredoxin, whose protein sequence is MSLDPALRSRIEELLTTNRVVLFMKGEPAAPQCGFSAKAVGLLGATGVKYQHVDVLSDPEIREGIKVYGEWPTIPQLYIDKELVGGSDIIEQIARSGELYTALGVPAPDRTPPAITITPAAAKMLGEAVGNAGKGYALQVEIDPRFNARLQLAPVDDNAITSEAEGLRVQFDVASAQRARGLSIDWVEDERGRGLVIDNPNAPPKVSVLEVTEAAVKVVDGDVVLVDVRPAEERAVASVKVPFKTLDGNGRAELEDLPRDTGLAFICHTGARSAQVAEDFRALGFKRLYNVSGGIAEWSAKVDPSVPTY, encoded by the coding sequence ATGTCACTTGATCCCGCACTGCGCTCGCGCATCGAAGAACTGCTCACCACCAACCGCGTCGTCCTGTTCATGAAAGGCGAGCCGGCGGCGCCCCAGTGCGGGTTCTCGGCCAAGGCGGTCGGGCTGCTGGGCGCGACCGGGGTGAAGTACCAGCACGTGGACGTGCTCTCGGATCCCGAGATCCGCGAAGGCATCAAGGTCTACGGCGAATGGCCGACGATCCCGCAGCTCTACATCGACAAGGAGCTGGTCGGCGGCAGCGACATCATCGAGCAGATTGCCCGCTCCGGCGAGCTCTACACGGCGCTGGGCGTGCCGGCCCCGGACCGCACGCCGCCGGCGATCACGATCACCCCCGCAGCGGCGAAAATGCTCGGCGAAGCCGTGGGCAACGCCGGCAAGGGATACGCGTTGCAGGTCGAGATCGACCCGCGCTTCAACGCCCGCCTGCAGCTGGCGCCGGTCGATGACAACGCCATCACCAGCGAGGCCGAAGGCCTGCGCGTGCAGTTCGACGTCGCCAGCGCCCAGCGCGCGCGCGGCCTGTCGATCGACTGGGTCGAGGACGAGCGTGGCCGCGGTCTGGTGATCGACAACCCCAACGCACCACCCAAGGTAAGCGTGCTGGAAGTGACCGAGGCGGCCGTCAAGGTGGTCGACGGCGACGTTGTGCTGGTGGACGTGCGCCCGGCCGAAGAACGCGCGGTGGCCTCGGTCAAGGTTCCGTTCAAGACGCTCGACGGCAACGGTCGCGCGGAGCTGGAGGACCTGCCACGGGACACCGGGCTGGCATTCATCTGCCACACCGGTGCCCGCAGCGCCCAGGTCGCCGAGGACTTCCGCGCGCTCGGCTTCAAGCGCCTGTACAACGTCAGCGGCGGCATCGCCGAGTGGAGCGCGAAGGTCGATCCGAGCGTGCCGACCTACTGA
- a CDS encoding outer membrane protein assembly factor BamD gives MTHRYAPLRVLPLLLIVAFIGPGCSMFKKKDTTPEAAPVEELYEKGHAAMKRGNWSAGADNFKGLVAQYPYGAYTEQALIETAYAQYKAGNHEEAISSIDRFIRTYPTHRNIAYLYYLRGLVNSSRDTVFLQKVWKLDPSRRDLATPHQAYNDFSIVVERYPNSLYAADARERMAELQNTFARHELEVSLYNLRRTAYVAAVERATYLLETYPDSKYQNDAIAALAAAYTGLGNETLAADTRARLQKADPGHPYLAGNWPKYPGDWRKLNPFAREKSALDY, from the coding sequence ATGACCCATCGTTATGCCCCCCTCCGCGTGCTGCCGCTGCTGCTGATCGTCGCTTTCATCGGCCCCGGCTGCTCCATGTTCAAGAAGAAAGACACCACTCCGGAGGCCGCGCCGGTGGAGGAGCTGTACGAGAAGGGCCACGCCGCCATGAAGCGCGGCAACTGGTCGGCCGGTGCCGACAACTTCAAGGGCCTGGTCGCCCAGTACCCGTACGGTGCCTACACCGAGCAGGCGCTGATCGAGACCGCCTACGCGCAGTACAAGGCCGGCAATCACGAGGAAGCGATCAGCAGCATCGACCGCTTCATCCGTACCTACCCGACGCACCGCAACATCGCCTACCTGTACTACCTGCGCGGGCTGGTGAACTCCAGCCGCGACACCGTATTCCTGCAGAAGGTCTGGAAGCTCGATCCCAGCCGCCGCGACCTGGCCACCCCGCACCAGGCCTACAACGACTTCTCCATCGTCGTGGAGCGCTACCCCAACAGCCTCTACGCCGCCGACGCGCGCGAGCGCATGGCCGAGCTGCAGAACACCTTCGCCCGGCATGAGCTGGAAGTCTCGCTGTACAACCTGCGCCGCACGGCCTACGTCGCGGCGGTGGAACGTGCGACCTACCTGCTGGAGACCTACCCCGACAGCAAATACCAGAACGACGCGATCGCCGCGCTCGCCGCTGCGTACACGGGCCTGGGCAATGAGACCCTGGCCGCGGACACCCGCGCACGCCTGCAGAAGGCCGATCCGGGGCACCCGTACCTGGCCGGCAACTGGCCGAAGTACCCCGGCGACTGGCGCAAGCTCAACCCGTTTGCGCGCGAGAAGTCGGCGCTGGATTACTGA
- a CDS encoding polysaccharide deacetylase family protein, with protein sequence MATPDPHRVPRRPHAWWMILLASQLLVAALWWRWGWPVGLPVMLASHLPFLWGTLKPDSRLFSPVLSRLPTHERVVWLTIDDGPSDDTVAVLDLLDAHAAKATFFLVGERARERPELVREIVRRGHGIGNHSHSHPQSVFWALGPARMREQIGRAQAELTAIAGTAPRWFRAVVGMANPFVASALREHGLARVAWSARGFDAVAADPQAVVARIERDLAPGAIVLMHEGARHGRNVETLRLLLQLLENEGFRTLVPAGEG encoded by the coding sequence ATGGCGACCCCCGACCCGCACCGCGTTCCCCGCCGTCCCCACGCGTGGTGGATGATCCTGCTCGCGTCCCAGCTACTGGTCGCGGCCCTGTGGTGGCGCTGGGGCTGGCCGGTCGGCCTGCCGGTGATGCTGGCCAGCCACCTGCCGTTCCTGTGGGGCACGCTGAAACCCGATTCGCGGCTGTTCAGCCCGGTCCTGTCGCGGCTGCCGACCCACGAGCGCGTGGTGTGGCTGACCATCGACGACGGTCCATCGGATGACACCGTGGCGGTGCTGGACCTGCTGGATGCGCATGCCGCCAAGGCGACGTTCTTCCTGGTGGGCGAGCGTGCGCGTGAACGACCCGAGCTGGTGCGCGAGATAGTGCGGCGCGGCCACGGAATCGGCAACCACAGCCACAGCCACCCGCAGTCGGTGTTCTGGGCGCTGGGTCCGGCGCGGATGCGCGAGCAGATCGGCCGCGCGCAGGCCGAGCTGACGGCGATCGCCGGCACCGCGCCGCGATGGTTCCGTGCCGTGGTCGGCATGGCCAACCCGTTCGTGGCGAGCGCCCTGCGCGAGCACGGCCTGGCCCGCGTCGCCTGGAGCGCGCGCGGCTTCGATGCGGTGGCCGCGGATCCGCAGGCGGTGGTCGCGCGTATCGAGCGCGATCTTGCGCCGGGCGCGATCGTATTGATGCACGAGGGCGCCCGGCACGGACGCAACGTGGAGACGCTGCGGCTGCTACTGCAACTGCTGGAAAACGAAGGATTCCGGACGCTGGTGCCGGCGGGGGAGGGGTGA
- a CDS encoding amidohydrolase family protein codes for MTSLAAAVLALCAVPATARELLIRNATVHTGASPATLTNTDVLVSGGVIRQIGAALSAPASVRVVDAGERRLTPALFGGITGIGIEEVSGERSTVDSRLGLGAAGMPVRPEFDVTLAYNPDSLLVPVARIEGIGWTLLGAGSDSEGSIIGGQGGVFRLDGSADPIGPKALFVDIGADAAGLSGQSRAAQWMILDQLVDEVRGRIPLDAKVALLTPAGRKSLATYLDNGGRVVVGVDRAADIRQLLRWSAKHKVRIAILGGAEAWKLAPQLAAADVAVFVNPLDTLPAGFDQIGATPENAARLAAAGVAVGFSQSGDGSHNARKIRQAAGNAVAHGLPWDLGVAGLTSVPAKVFGVTDSVGSIAVGKRADLVLWSGDPLEVNAVATQVWFDGKPIQMRSRQTDLRDRYLQPTVPAERGGLPPAYPAAVR; via the coding sequence ATGACGTCGCTGGCCGCTGCCGTGCTGGCGCTGTGCGCGGTTCCTGCCACCGCGCGGGAGCTGCTGATCCGCAACGCCACCGTGCACACCGGCGCGAGCCCGGCGACGTTGACCAACACCGACGTGCTGGTCAGCGGTGGCGTCATCCGCCAGATCGGCGCCGCCCTGAGCGCGCCGGCCAGCGTGCGGGTTGTCGACGCGGGCGAGCGCCGCCTGACGCCGGCCCTGTTCGGCGGCATCACCGGGATCGGCATCGAGGAGGTCTCCGGCGAGCGCTCCACCGTGGACAGCCGTCTCGGCCTGGGCGCAGCGGGCATGCCGGTGCGCCCGGAGTTTGACGTCACGCTCGCCTACAACCCCGATTCGCTGCTGGTTCCCGTCGCCCGTATCGAGGGCATCGGTTGGACCCTGCTGGGCGCGGGCAGCGACAGTGAAGGCTCGATCATCGGCGGCCAGGGCGGTGTGTTCCGCCTCGACGGCAGCGCGGACCCGATCGGGCCGAAGGCCCTGTTTGTCGACATCGGCGCGGATGCGGCCGGTCTGAGCGGACAGTCGCGGGCCGCGCAATGGATGATCCTGGACCAGTTGGTGGACGAGGTGCGCGGCCGGATTCCGCTCGACGCCAAGGTGGCGCTGCTGACACCCGCCGGGCGCAAATCCCTGGCGACCTATCTGGACAACGGCGGCCGCGTCGTGGTCGGCGTGGATCGCGCCGCCGATATCCGCCAGCTGCTGCGCTGGTCGGCCAAACACAAGGTCAGGATCGCCATCCTCGGCGGCGCCGAGGCATGGAAGCTCGCGCCCCAGCTCGCCGCTGCCGACGTAGCCGTGTTCGTCAATCCGCTGGACACGCTGCCAGCCGGCTTCGACCAGATCGGCGCGACGCCGGAAAACGCCGCCCGACTGGCCGCGGCCGGGGTGGCGGTGGGCTTCAGCCAGAGCGGCGACGGTTCCCACAACGCGCGCAAGATCCGCCAGGCGGCGGGCAACGCCGTCGCCCACGGCCTGCCCTGGGATCTCGGCGTCGCCGGACTGACGTCGGTACCGGCAAAGGTCTTCGGCGTCACGGACAGCGTCGGCAGCATCGCCGTCGGCAAACGTGCCGACCTGGTGCTGTGGAGCGGCGATCCTCTGGAGGTGAACGCGGTGGCCACCCAGGTCTGGTTCGACGGCAAGCCGATCCAGATGCGCAGCCGGCAGACGGATCTGCGGGACCGGTATCTGCAGCCGACTGTCCCGGCCGAGCGCGGCGGTTTGCCGCCGGCGTATCCAGCGGCGGTGCGGTAG